Proteins encoded by one window of Lathyrus oleraceus cultivar Zhongwan6 chromosome 1, CAAS_Psat_ZW6_1.0, whole genome shotgun sequence:
- the LOC127082161 gene encoding probable hexosyltransferase MUCI70, with protein MSGGSLGIRSASYGSLEKQLQNGFSPIQTGRKQVKMVKEKERLFHWICKFAGRKKVGMLFLCVISAAVFVWVLYVGKGEDSQEGNGVQNISVNESMSIGDSPSIVSAAKAIASNLLLPPSYFLGYNLPLGHPCNSFTLPPPPADKKRTGPRPCPVCYLPVDEAIKLMPKSPSPSPVLKNLTFTYEENLSRDGEFGGSDFGGYPTLKQRNDSFDIRESMCVHCGFVRGIKPGRNTGFDMDEDDLLDMEQCRGIVVASAVFGNFDEINEPKNVSEYSKQTVCFLMFVDEETEKYLTSSGRLGTSKKIGLWRIIVARNLPYTDARRTGKIPKLLLHRMAPNAHYSIWLDGKLELVVDPYQILERFLWRTNATFAISKHYRRFDVFVEAEANKAAAKYDNASIDFQINFYKNEGLTPYSEAKLPLISDVPEGCVIIREHVPISNLFTCLWFGEVDRFTSRDQISFSTVRDKFLSQVDFHFHMFLDCERRNFVVQKYHRGVLGRLAAPVVVALNPPQPPLLSPPPPLHMFETTQEKVVIPITRRGPGRRGKDKRPGSKRHRKVVAGNRDIEAN; from the exons ATGAGTGGTGGTTCATTGGGTATTCGTTCTGCTAGTTATGGATCTTTGGAGAAGCAATTGCAGAATGGATTCTCGCCTATTCAAACGGGGAGGAAACAGGTTAAGATGGTTAAGGAGAAAGAGAGATTGTTTCATTGGATCTGTAAATTTGCTGGGAGGAAGAAAGTGGGAATGCTGTTTCTCTGTGTTATTTCTGCTGCTGTTTTCGTCTGGGTTTTGTACGTTGGAAAAG GTGAAGATTCACAGGAGGGGAATGGTGTGCAAAACATCAGTGTGAATGAGAGTATGTCTATAGGTGATTCTCCATCTATCGTCTCCGCGGCAAAGGCCATTGCTTCAAATTTGCTGCTACCCCCAAGTTATTTTCTGGGTTATAATCTTCCTCTGGGGCATCCGTGTAATAGTTTTACCCTCCCTCCACCACCAGCTGATAAAAAGCGTACTGGACCACGAC CATGTCCGGTATGTTACCTTCCCGTGGATGAAGCCATTAAACTCATGCCAAAATCTCCCTCACCGTCTCCCGTGCTTAAGAATTTAACGTTTACATACGAGGAAAATCTAAGCAGAGATGGAGAATTTGGTGGTTCTGACTTTGGTGGATATCCCACTTTGAAGCAAAGAAATGATTCTTTTGACATACGGGAGTCAATGTGTGTGCACTGCGG ATTTGTTAGAGGAATTAAACCTGGCCGCAACACAGGATTTGACATGGATGAAGATGACCTCCTTGATATGGAGCAATGCCGTGGCATAGTTGTTGCGTCAGCCGTATTTG GAAATTTTGATGAGATAAATGAGCCAAAAAACGTAAGCGAGTATTCAAAGCAGACTGTATGCTTCCTTATGTTTGTAGATGAAGAAACAGAAAAGTATTTGACGAGTTCTGGCAGGCTGGGAACCAGTAAGAAGATTGGTTTGTGGAGAATTATTGTCGCACGTAATCTTCCTTATACAGATGCAAGACGTACAGGGAAG ATTCCAAAGCTTCTATTGCATAGAATGGCTCCAAATGCCCACTACTCTATATGGCTTGATGGAAAGCTTGAGCTTGTTGTTGATCCATATCAGATTCTTGAAAG GTTTTTGTGGAGGACCAATGCAACTTTTGCAATATCCAAACATTATAGACGCTTTGATGTATTTGTTGAGGCCGAAGCAAATAAAGCTGCTGCAAAGTATGATAATGCCTCCATTGACTTCCAGATCAATTTTTACAAAAACGAGGGACTGACTCCGTATTCGGAGGCCAAACTTCCTCTTATAAGTG ATGTTCCTGAAGGATGTGTAATAATTCGAGAACATGTTCCTATTAGCAACCTCTTTACTTGTCTTTGGTTCGGTGAAGTTGACCGATTTACTTCTAGGGACCAGATTAGTTTCTCAACTGTCCGGGACAAGTTTTTGTCGCAGGTGGATTTTCATTTTCACATGTTCTTGGATTGTGAAAGACGCAACTTCGTAGTTCAG AAATACCATAGGGGTGTATTAGGGCGGCTAGCTGCGCCAGTGGTTGTTGCTCTCAACCCTCCACAGCCACCGCTCTTGTCTCCCCCTCCTCCACTGCATATGTTTGAAACTACACAAGAAAAAGTTGTTATTCCAATAACTAGGAGAGGCCCTGGAAGGCGCGGAAAAGATAAGAGACCGGGTTCTAAGCGGCACCGCAAAGTTGTGGCCGGAAATAGAGACATTGAAGCAAATTAA